In the genome of Aspergillus luchuensis IFO 4308 DNA, chromosome 2, nearly complete sequence, one region contains:
- a CDS encoding Zn(II)2Cys6 transcription factor (COG:K;~EggNog:ENOG410Q25B;~InterPro:IPR036864,IPR001138;~PFAM:PF00172;~go_function: GO:0000981 - DNA-binding transcription factor activity, RNA polymerase II-specific [Evidence IEA];~go_function: GO:0008270 - zinc ion binding [Evidence IEA];~go_process: GO:0006355 - regulation of transcription, DNA-templated [Evidence IEA]), whose translation MADHRPSPLACIPCRRRHVKCDARMPICTRCHNSNSDCRYVRSRRGLRNRSSPDPPPGDVDLLPDFTTWLNNTIDLDPEFLSLDPNIDLNDVHSDPIQDLPPSPPAYTPAVAESEPLAHDAMIQLYYHHFHRSHPILLPRRSLASSLCQHIPAYITHIMRYIGSHYYPQPGFSDAFRAPAYTALSAPSDGFKVQGLLLLAILEHSYGHEETARKLLKEAIQLACHLNMTSPSFARSHSRGSPILEESWRRTYWELVVVEGLISAFGSGPILPSYKWINDEMQLPCDEKAYNFEQLKPPKPSATLSTLPNFDLHHISPFTHRILATQDLRAVLQVTQSLDPDTELQTETLDARLATSLMRLPSSLPEHDTATVDEMVFQTLMITYLSLIYLHHPHSTIRLSSYHPTTTTSTLASSSTSTSTSSSCTRLRTLQSLPLSTTTTHIPHHDSPASNTHSQKLLRAADLLSNLATLPSTVLSRTPFFTCGLAIAAVVHVAALAGGPPSSLAIKHEDETGAGREQSLKARIELGVGALQVLGRAWPLARRVRGEMVEVYRGRC comes from the exons atggccgacCACCGACCCTCTCCCCTCGCCTGTATACCCTGTCGTCGTCGCCATGTCAAATGCGACGCTCGCATGCCCATCTGCACTCGCTGCCACAATAGTAACAGTGACTGTCGCTATGTTCGTTCACGGCGCGGCTTGCGGAACAGATCTAGTCCTGATCCACCCCCGGGCGATGTCGATCTCCTACCAGACTTTACCACTTggctcaacaacaccattgACCTAGAT ccagagTTCCTCAGCCTGGACCCCAACATCGACCTCAACGATGTACATTCCGATCCTATCCAGGACCTGCCTCCATCGCCACCAGCATACACACCCGCAGTGGCCGAGTCTGAACCCCTCGCCCATGATGCCATGATCCAGctctactaccaccactttCATCGCTCGCATCCCATCCTCCTGCCGCGGCGCAGTCTCGCTTCCTCACTCTGCCAGCACATCCCCGCGTACATCACGCATATCATGCGCTACATCGGCAGCCACTACTATCCCCAGCCCGGATTCAGCGATGCGTTCCGAGCACCCGCCTACACGGCCCTTTCCGCCCCAAGCGACGGATTCAAAGTCCAGGGACTACttctcctcgccatcctcgagCATTCCTACGGACATGAAGAGACCGCCCGGAAACTCCTCAAAGAGGCCATCCAACTAGCATGCCACCTCAACATGACCAGTCCCTCGTTCGCACGTAGCCACTCCCGCGGGAGTCCCATCCTCGAAGAAAGCTGGCGACGCACTTACTGGGAACTCGTCGTCGTGGAAGGGCTCATATCCGCATTTGGCAGCGGGCCCATCCTGCCCAGCTACAAATGGATCAACGACGAGATGCAGTTACCTTGCGACGAAAAGGCATACAATTTCGAG CAACTCAAACCCCCAAAGCCATccgccaccctctccactctcCCCAATTTcgacctccaccacatctccCCCTTCACCCACCGCATCCTCGCAACGCAAGACCTCCGGGCCGTCCTGCAAGTAACACAATCCCTCGACCCAGACACTGAACTCCAAACCGAGACATTAGACGCCCGTCTCGCCACCTCCCTAATgcgcctcccctcctccctcccagaaCACGACACCGCCACCGTCGACGAAATGGTCTTTCAAACCCTAATGATAACATACCT AAGCCTAAtctacctccaccaccctcatTCCACTATCCGCCTCTCCTCATACCAccccactaccactaccagtaccctcgcctcctcatccacatcaacatcaacatcatcatcttgcaCCCGTCTCCGCaccctccaatccctccccctatccacaacaacaacacacatCCCCCACCACGACTCCCCCGCCTCCAACACCCACTCCCAAAAACTCCTCCGCGCCGCAGACCTCCTCTCGAACCTGGCCACCCTCCCAAGTACCGTCCTCTCTCGAACGCCATTCTTCACCTGTGGTCTCGCCATCGCGGCCGTGGTCCATGTCGCTGCGTTAGCGGGTGGACCTCCCTCATCGCTGGCGATCAAGCATGAGGATGAGACTGGGGCGGGGAGGGAACAGTCACTCAAAGCGAGGATTGAGTTGGGTGTTGGGGCGTTGCAGGTATTGGGTAGGGCGTGGCCGctggcgaggagggtgaggggggagatggtggaggttTATCGAGGGAGGTGTTGA
- a CDS encoding uncharacterized protein (COG:G;~EggNog:ENOG410PWM6;~InterPro:IPR020846,IPR011701,IPR036259;~PFAM:PF07690;~TransMembrane:12 (o36-62i74-91o103-119i131-153o187-205i232-252o264-284i304-325o337-356i368-386o392-415i498-519o);~go_function: GO:0022857 - transmembrane transporter activity [Evidence IEA];~go_process: GO:0055085 - transmembrane transport [Evidence IEA]): MASDETTRLLPRPEDGISPDQENNETTGSISRSTGLAIFIAYLGAFLASTDESLVIATYDIIASEFRELSKASWLVTGYNLGYCIALPVYGTLADTLGRQRSMLLGYLVFALGCLISSLSNSMNQLIAGRIISGVGSSGMVVMISIIITDLAAPSEVALLRSYTNVVNMLGRGVGAPLGRVIVNSLGWRWAFTGRLPLIVLCLFLSRVQFPTKPRTATPVAERSKMEKLRSLDYFGIFSFAAAVFTLLLALTTAGTLDGRLSTVYALLGVCALATVAFVCHECLWATRPLVPLRLVTKGVGQYWLVQVVLFSGRCGVTTTITQYLTQVRQMQEEGATFFLVLSTMALAMGSIISGFSIKRTKRYKKMSLGSAAISIVASTLLFFSWHFDRPVWETLLVIPMSTPIGIIISGEFIGMTGRAPAEDMASCVGAYYLSQQLGVILGGSIAPLLVRMGFMQDIAGKFGQRTPEIARQVLSDARYVDTLPEGMQAVIRSSLQYGYQFIPVFATVTAALCLPSWILTPEERLD; encoded by the exons ATGGCTTCGGATGAGACTACTCGGTTACTTCCACGACCCGAAGACGGGATTTCACCCGATCAGGAAAATAATGAGACAACTGGAAGCATTTCTCGGAGTACCGGactggccatcttcatcgcaTACCTAG GTGCCTTCCTGGCCAGCACAGATGAATCACTCGTCATTGCGACTTACGATATCATTGCCTCCGAGTTCCGTGAGCTGTCAAAAGCATCATGGCTGGTGACGGGGTACAATTTGGGCTATTGCATTGCCTTGCCGGTG TACGGCACCCTTGCAGACACCTTGGGACGCCAGAGATCTATGCTCCTGGGATACCTAGTATTCGCTCTTGGCTGTCTGATTAG TTCCCTCAGCAATTCAATGAACCAATTGATAGCCGGACGGATCATCAGCGGCGTGGGGTCTTCTGGCATGGTGGTCATGATTTCCATCATTATAACGG ATCTGGCGGCGCCCAGCGAGGTCGCTTTATTGCGCAGCTACACCAACGTCGTGAACATGCTTGGAAGGGGTGTCGGAGCTCCGCTGGGACGAGTCATAGTGAATTCACTAGGTTGGAGATG GGCTTTCACCGGTCGGCTACCTCTTATTGTGCTGTGTCTGTTTCTATCCCGGGTGCAGTTCCCTACTAAGCCTCGCACAGCCACTCCGGTCGCTGAGAGGTCCAAGATGGAAAAGCTGAGAAGTCTGGATTATTTCGGCATTTTCAGTTTCGCGGCGGCTGTTTTCACCCTACTATTAGCTTTGACAACAGCTGGAACACTTGACGGAAGGCTCTCCACAGTGTACGCTCTGCTGGGAGTGTGCGCATTAGCTACTGTGGCTTTTGTCTGCCATGAATGTCTATGGGCAACAAGGCCGCTGGTACCGTTACGACTGGTCACCAAGGGTGTCGGACAATATTGGCTGGTGCAAGTAGTGTTGTTTAGCGGACGATGCGGA gtcaccaccaccatcacgcAATACCTGACACAAGTGAGACAAatgcaggaggaaggggCGACTTTCTTCCTCGTTCTGAGCACCATGGCTCTGGCCATGGGTTCGATTATTTCGGGGTTCTCGATCAAACG AACGAAACGGTATAAGAAAATGAGCCTTGGGTCCGCCGCGATTAGCATAGTTGCATCCACTCTGCTATTCTTCTCGTGGCATTTCGATCGCCCCGTCTGGGAAACGCTCCTCGTCATTCCGATGAGCACACCCATCGGTATCATCATTTCGGGAGAGTTTATTGGCATGACCGGTCGTGCACCAGCGGAAGACATGGCCTCGTGTGTAGGGGCATACTATCTCAGCCAACAGTTGGGGGTAATTCTTGGCGGATCGATCGCACCGTTGCTGGTGCGGATGGGATTTATGCAGGATATTGCCGGAAAGTTTGGGCAGAGGACCCCAGAA ATTGCCCGCCAAGTTCTGAGTGACGCACGCTATGTCGATACGCTGCCGGAGGGCATGCAGGCGGTTATCCGGTCGAGTCTGCAGTACGGATATCAGTTCATTCCAG TTTTTGCCACGGTGACTGCGGCGTTGTGTTTGCCCAGCTGGATTCTTACGCCGGAGGAGAGGCTGGATTAG
- a CDS encoding nuclear transport factor 2 family protein (COG:S;~EggNog:ENOG410Q1US;~InterPro:IPR037401,IPR032710;~PFAM:PF12680,PF13577), whose product MTTNGYTTLSETITTYFTSIDAGDLPTTMSLFSPTATFTVVTAGNVTFTGRDAIQAMLDDFITQSTSMEHRVVSMIVDEKAGKVATQQRYIGVPEDGIQRDMLNCNFFDVDEQGRIQKVMVWMSGGSPLG is encoded by the coding sequence ATGACCACAAACGGATATACCACCCTATCAGAAACAATAACAACCTACTTCACCTCCATCGACGCCGGCGACCTCCCGACCACCATGtcgctcttctcccccaccGCAACCTTCACCGTGGTCACGGCAGGCAACGTAACCTTCACAGGCCGGGATGCTATCCAGGCCATGCTGGACGACTTCATCACTCAGTCTACCTCAATGGAGCACCGAGTGGTGAGCATGATTGTTGATGAGAAGGCGGGGAAAGTCGCGACGCAGCAGCGGTACATTGGAGTGCCAGAGGATGGGATACAGAGGGATATGCTGAATTGTAATTTCTTTGATGTGGATGAGCAGGGGAGGATTCAGAAGGTCATGGTTTGGATGAGCGGGGGGAGTCCGTTGGGGTAG
- a CDS encoding FAD-dependent oxidoreductase (COG:S;~EggNog:ENOG410PUFN;~InterPro:IPR036188,IPR002938;~go_function: GO:0071949 - FAD binding [Evidence IEA]), whose translation MSRLLSQATSIRTTFSPLTLLKPHHSPAARTIATIRKPAPIAIVGGGPCGLTFARLLETAGIDYVVFERDTSPENALQFQGGTLDLHGDTGQEALRRAGLIEEFEKLARRDATTVIVQDFRGNFRKRFGEGRDAPEIDRLQLRQLLLNSLPAHRIRWASALQGVERTSKIGHGHVADCTLQFADGSTESGFRLVVGADGAWSRVRPLITPAKPQYSGRIFIEGRISPGNPQYAAAHEMVGAGNSLAMTRGCTLCIQQMSDRSYRVYMGLEVPSTFTKPGGEADITNPEKARAAVLKYYAEWAPHLRAFAEAAEGPWRPWPLHRLDPDIFLDGSPNWTRVPGVTLLGDAAHLATPNGDGVNIAMYDALVLFDALMAETKKRSDSQQADEDAAAVERAIDTYEADMRARGRAHIVDSIEVEDMMFAEDGAARMHAMINQVEAHT comes from the exons ATGTCCCGATTACTCTCACAAGCTACAAGCATACGAACAACCTTCTCCCCACTGACATTACTCAAACCACACCACTCTCCTGCAGCCCGCACCATCGCCACCATAAGAAAGCCCGCCCCGATAGCCATTGTCGGCGGTGGTCCATGCGGACTAACGTTCGCACGTCTCCTTGAGACAGCTGGTATCGACTACGTCGTATTCGAACGCGATACCTCGCCAGAAAACGCCCTGCAATTTCAGGGTGGCACACTCGACCTTCACGGGGACACAGGCCAAGAAGCACTGCGGCGCGCAGGCCTAATTGAAGAGTTCGAGAAGCTGGCGCGTCGAGACGCAACGACTGTGATAGTACAAGACTTCCGTGGCAACTTCCGCAAGAGGTTTGGTGAAGGTCGTGATGCTCCTGAAATCGACCGCTTGCAATTGCGACAACTGCTGCTGAACTCGTTACCTGCGCATCGCATCCGCTGGGCCAGTGCACTCCAGGGGGTGGAACGGACCAGTAAGATCGGTCATGGACATGTTGCGGACTGCACACTGCAATTTGCCGACGGTTCAACGGAAAGCGGCTTCAGACTCGTTGTCGGTGCTGACGGTGCGTGGAGCAGGGTCCGCCCATTG ATAACTCCTGCAAAACCACAATACTCTGGAAGAATCTTCATTGAAGGTCGCATATCACCCGGCAATCCACAGTACGCAGCAGCACATGAAATGGTAGGCGCTGGCAACTCTCTCGCCATGACCCGAGGCTGCACCCTGTGCATACAGCAGATGTCCGACCGCTCCTACCGCGTCTACATGGGTCTTGAAGTCCCTTCTACATTTACCAAACCTGGAGGCGAAGCCGACATAACCAACCCTGAGAAAGCGCGCGCCGCAGTACTGAAGTATTACGCTGAGTGGGCGCCGCACCTCCGCGCCTTCGCCGAAGCAGCAGAGGGTCCCTGGCGTCCGTGGCCACTGCACCGACTTGACCCGGATATTTTTCTCGATGGAAGCCCGAACTGGACGCGAGTCCCTGGAGTCACGCTGCTCGGAGATGCAGCGCACCTGGCGACGCCGAATGGCGACGGGGTCAACATTGCCATGTATGATGCGTTGGTATTGTTCGATGCCCTCATGGCTGAGACGAAGAAGCGCAGTGACAGCCAACAAGCAGATGAagacgcagcagcagtagaacGCGCTATTGATACCTACGAAGCAGACATGCGTGCCCGCGGACGAGCGCATATTGTGGACTCAATCGAGGTCGAGGATATGATGTTTGCGGAGGATGGAGCAGCGCGTATGCATGCGATGATTAACCAGGTTGAGGCCCACACATAG
- a CDS encoding Dabb family protein (COG:S;~EggNog:ENOG410PQUX;~InterPro:IPR011008,IPR013097;~PFAM:PF07876), translated as MITHIVQFQFKASLAPEKVQETCAHLVSLKDKCLHPTTHQPYIKSFKAGKQDSPEGNNNGITHVFVMEFESDQDREYYLTKDPAHLGFVKTLDGLIEKSQVVDFTEGVF; from the exons ATGATCACTCACATCGTCCAATTCCAGTTCAAGGCCTCTCTCGCCCCCGAGAAGGTCCAGGAG ACATGCGCTCATCTCGTCTCCCTGAAAGACAAGTGTCTACATCCTACCACTCACCAGCCATACATCAAGTCATTCAAAGCGGGAAAGCAGGATTCGCCGGAGGGTAACAAT AATGGAATCACCCATGTATTCGTCATGGAATTTGAGTCCGATCAGGACAGAGAGTATTATCTCACCAAAGACCCCGCGCATCTAGGCTTCGTCAAGACCCTGGATGGTCTGATCGAAAAGTCCCAGGTGGTCGATTTCACCGAGGGGGTCTTCTAA
- a CDS encoding uncharacterized protein (SECRETED:SignalP(1-19)) encodes MRFTALIAATMALAGSAAAQCPAGATANCKPGFNYCASTLNKLGDADSAIREALRVAGYSSIKVKNAGLWDDLVFHCNDDHTLKLENQCEFKSWCADGGVGHNDYCKKSELGGPFGR; translated from the exons ATGCGTTTCACTGCTCTCATCGCAGCCACCATGGCTCTAGCAGGATCTGCCGCAGCACAGTGCCCGGCTGGTGCCACTGCCAATTGCAAGCCAGGCTTCAACTATTGCGCCTCGACGCTGAATAAACTAG GTGATGCCGACTCGGCCATCCGCGAAGCACTGAGAGTTGCGGGCTACAGTAGTATAAAAGTTAAGAATGCTGGCTTGTGGGACGACCTCGTTTTCCATTGCAATGATGACCATACACTTAAACTGGAGAATCAGTGCGAGTTTAAGTCCTGGTGTGCGGATGGTGGTGTGGGCCACAATGATTACTGTAAGAAATCAGAGCTCGGTGGTCCATTCGGACGGTGA